A stretch of Tachyglossus aculeatus isolate mTacAcu1 chromosome 3, mTacAcu1.pri, whole genome shotgun sequence DNA encodes these proteins:
- the CH25H gene encoding cholesterol 25-hydroxylase, which yields MNGSGGGSGCVGSGERISCMSSVQWAGPLAGPARGPLQPLWLLLKSREALLQSPLFPGTFSFVTYMGFCLPFVLLDFLSWKVPALRRYQLNPQASPSPRQMLLCLAQSVYHHLVFIFPLTVAHWAWRPVDFPEAAPALLEVLSQVIACLLLFDFQYFLWHWLHHKVPWLYQTFHKVHHKHTSAFALATQYSSIWELLSLGFFATVNPMLLRCHPLTEMTFFLVNIWLSVEDHSGYDFPWSTHRLVPFGLYGGAPHHDIHHLKFKSNYAPYFTHWDWLFGTLASRHPK from the coding sequence ATGAACGGCAGCGGCGGCGGGAGCGGCTGCGTTGGGTCGGGCGAGCGCATCAGCTGCATGAGCAGCGTCCAGTGGGCAGGCCCGTTGGCTGGCCCGGCCCGgggccccctccagcccctctggCTGCTGCTGAAATCCCGGGAGGCCCTGCTCCAGTCGCCCCTGTTCCCCGGGACGTTCTCCTTCGTGACTTACATGGGCTTCTGCCTGCCCTTCGTCCTCCTGGACTTTCTCAGCTGGAAGGTGCCAGCCCTGCGGAGGTACCAGCTCAACCCCCAGGCCTCGCCCTCTCCGCGTCAGATGCTGCTTTGCTTGGCTCAGTCCGTCTACCACCACCtggtcttcatcttccctctgacGGTGGCCCACTGGGCCTGGAGGCCGGTGGACTTCCCGGAGGCGGCCCCCGCGCTCCTCGAGGTCCTCAGCCAGGTGATCGCCTGCTTGCTGCTCTTCGACTTCCAGTACTTCCTCTGGCACTGGCTGCACCACAAGGTGCCTTGGCTCTACCAAACCTTCCACAAAGTCCACCACAAGCACACCTCCGCTTTTGCTCTGGCCACCCAGTATTCCAGCATCTGGGAGCTCCTGTCCCTGGGATTCTTCGCCACCGTGAACCCTATGCTCCTCCGGTGCCACCCTCTCACCGAAATGACCTTCTTCCTCGTCAACATCTGGCTCTCCGTGGAGGACCACTCGGGCTACGACTTCCCCTGGTCCACTCACCGGCTGGTGCCCTTCGGCCTGTACGGGGGAGCGCCCCACCATGACATTCACCACCTGAAGTTTAAGTCCAACTATGCCCCGTACTTCACTCACTGGGACTGGCTATTCGGGACCCTGGCCTCTCGCCATCCCAAGTAA